A single region of the Silene latifolia isolate original U9 population chromosome 8, ASM4854445v1, whole genome shotgun sequence genome encodes:
- the LOC141595705 gene encoding uncharacterized protein LOC141595705, whose product MSGDAIVTISFTPHITKPVYALSNSDRVSAKITHVVLKGSNYAEWSKGFRNGLGANRKLGFVDGSLKKPPADSEDFDDWSTTNYTVIAWIFNTIDPTIRSSISYRDTVVELWDDIRNRFSRGNGIEIYHLELEISGCKQRDDEPVMEFYDRLKKLWDDVNDYDALPTCDCSGCKCNISVTLRTR is encoded by the coding sequence ATGTCAGGTGATGCAATCGTAACGATTTCTTTCACGCCGCATATCACCAAACCTGTCTACGCCCTTTCCAATTCCGATCGAGTCTCAGCCAAAATTACTCATGTAGTGCTGAAAGGCTCTAATTATGCGGAATGGTCCAAGGGTTTTCGCAATGGTTTGGGGGCAAACAGGAAGCTCGGTTTTGTCGATGGCTCTCTCAAGAAGCCACCGGCTGACTCGGAGGATTTTGATGATTGGTCTACGACCAACTACACGGTGATAGCATGGATTTTTAATACGATTGATCCCACAATTCGCTCGTCAATCTCATACCGAGACACGGTTGTCGAATTATGGGATGACATTCGTAACCGCTTCTCTCGTGGTAATGGTATTGAGATTTATCATTTGGAATTGGAGATCTCCGGTTGCAAGCAGAGGGATGACGAGCCTGTCATGGAGTTCTACGATCGATTGAAGAAGCTTTGGGACGACGTCAATGACTACGACGCCCTCCCCACGTGTGACTGTTCTGGTTGCAAGTGCAATATTTCCGTCACTTTGCGCACACGTTGA